The genomic window CACGCCACCTTTTTGGGAAAACGCAAAAATCAGAATTTCCAATCGACTAATCGATGTCCACAACATGTTTGCTGACGTCAACCTCAGGTAACAGAACTTAACTCACACTGTGCATTTCCTAAGAGGCCAACTTTATTgctatgcatatacatatgtgtgtgtgtatgtatactgtGGATTTAGCACTCATCTGTTGGGTATTTTCAGAAGCAGCAAAAAGTCACAACCCAAGTATCTCCTAGCATTAAACAAAAGTATCTTCTGTAGTGAGAGATATGCAGAGCATTGAACTAAAATCGTGACCCTCTCTCTTTAATCTCTTACCTGCAACAGCAATGAGGATCGTGATTTTGCGGCTCTCTCGCATACCTCACTCTCATTTTCTCGTTTATGTTCTTTTTCAGCTCGTACAGCTTTTGCCTTTGCTTTGATTCTGTCTTTACAGCAAACTGGTTTTTAAAGCTTAGTTCTGCGATACGATTTTGTCATTTTAAGCCATCACTTCAAGGCGAACAGTTTGTGCCAGACAGAACGCGCTGGTGATTTtacaaaatacatatacaaatgtgtataacaatatttacaaaaataatataatcaaAGTAAACAATAAAACGAGTTCAAGTGACGATCACGTCAAGgcgagaaacaacaaaaaaaccatttaatTCTGTGATTCCTCAGAAGTTCGAAATATGATAAGCGTTCGCTTTGCGGTGTTGTTGGGCTGCTTTGCACTTGGCCAGGCGACAGTGGCTTCGTGCGGTACTGTGCCAGCCGCAACACCATCGCTTTTGCCCGCCACGCTGCCACCTCCTATTCCAAGCGGCATTTTCTCCACGCAGCCAAACATCATAATCGGTGGTTTCGATGACTTCGACGACTATGTGCCATACCGTAGTGACACATTGGACCACTTTTCGTGGTCTCTGCTGAAGTTGGTGCTGCACGAGGAGCCCGGCAACGTTATCATCTCACCATTCAGCGTTAAGTTATCGTTGGCGCTATTAGCCGAGGCTGCCGGCAATGGTTCACAGACTCAACGTGAGCTCTACAGCACACTGACGGACATCAAGCAGCCGGAAAACTTGCGTGGCTTCTATAAAAAGACACTCAATGTGCTAAAGAAGGAGAATCCCTTTTACACGCTAAATTTGGAGTCAAAACTGTTCACGGATGTGGTCGTTGAGCCGCATCAGCGGTATGCTGCAATGCTGATGAGCTACTATATGACTGATATCGAGCGTTTAGACTTTGCGAACGCAAAAGTTTCTGCGGATGCGATTAACAACTGGTGCAGCAATGCCACAAATGGTCGCCTAAAGCAACTGGTCAACGAGGCCAATATACAAAATAATGTCTTATTGATGGCGAATGTGTTGTACTTTAACGGAGTGTGGCGTCATCCTTTCAATAACACCTTCGAGGGTGTCTTCTTCCAAACACTGCAGAGACAATTGCGCGCCGACTACATGGAGCAGACTGACTTCTTCTATTACAACAGCGATGAGGCATTGGATGCGAAGATTTTGCGTTTGCCTTATAAAGGCAAAAAATTCTCAATGTTCATTTTGCTGCCCAAaacattgggaaatattgagcAACTGCAACAAAATCTGGTCAATGACCAGCTGAAACGCATGCAGTGGGCAATGGAGGAAGTGAAGGTGAAGGTAACAATGCCGAAGTTTAAATTCGATTTTGACAAAAACTTGAAGCCAACATTGCAACAATTGGGCATCAATGACATCTTCACGAGTGAGGCCTCGTTGCCAGGGTTAGCGCGTGGTGCGGCCGTAGCTGGCGTATTAAAAGTGTCCAATATATTCCAGAAAAGCGGCATTGATGTGAATGAGAAAGGCACCGAAGCGTTTGCCTCAACTGTGGTGGAGATTGACAACAAATTCGGCGGCGTACCGCTCATCGAA from Anastrepha ludens isolate Willacy chromosome 5, idAnaLude1.1, whole genome shotgun sequence includes these protein-coding regions:
- the LOC128863923 gene encoding serine protease inhibitor 27A-like, encoding MISVRFAVLLGCFALGQATVASCGTVPAATPSLLPATLPPPIPSGIFSTQPNIIIGGFDDFDDYVPYRSDTLDHFSWSLLKLVLHEEPGNVIISPFSVKLSLALLAEAAGNGSQTQRELYSTLTDIKQPENLRGFYKKTLNVLKKENPFYTLNLESKLFTDVVVEPHQRYAAMLMSYYMTDIERLDFANAKVSADAINNWCSNATNGRLKQLVNEANIQNNVLLMANVLYFNGVWRHPFNNTFEGVFFQTLQRQLRADYMEQTDFFYYNSDEALDAKILRLPYKGKKFSMFILLPKTLGNIEQLQQNLVNDQLKRMQWAMEEVKVKVTMPKFKFDFDKNLKPTLQQLGINDIFTSEASLPGLARGAAVAGVLKVSNIFQKSGIDVNEKGTEAFASTVVEIDNKFGGVPLIEEFNVNQPFIFFIEEEATGNIIFAGKVLQPEV